In SAR202 cluster bacterium, one genomic interval encodes:
- a CDS encoding M24 family metallopeptidase, with product TGTDCDDIARKVIEEAGFGDKFGHSLGHGVGLDVHEYPRVSPNSPDVLINNMVFTIEPGIYIPGWGGVRIEDIITLQNNKAEVLSSATRDEIIGG from the coding sequence TGACAGGTACTGATTGTGATGATATTGCTAGAAAAGTAATAGAAGAGGCAGGTTTCGGAGATAAGTTTGGACATAGTTTAGGACATGGTGTAGGGCTTGATGTACACGAATACCCACGAGTAAGCCCAAATAGTCCTGACGTACTGATAAACAATATGGTATTTACAATAGAACCTGGTATATATATCCCCGGTTGGGGTGGAGTCAGAATAGAAGATATAATCACTCTGCAGAATAATAAAGCAGAAGTATTGAGTTCTGCTACTAGAGATGAAATTATTGGAGGATAA
- the efp gene encoding elongation factor P, whose amino-acid sequence MVIGVGDLKKGITIELDGQPYQVVDYSSQKMQQRAPTVKLKLKELKTGRSIEKTYNGFDVKLNLAAVETKPAQFIYREDKDYYFMDSQTFDQFPIPTEQLGNDSLYLKEQMEVDIIFYNDAPISVQLPTFSELEVTDTPPSVKGNTAQGGTKPATLETGLVVNLPFFINIGDTIRVDTRTGEYLERKT is encoded by the coding sequence ATGGTCATAGGTGTTGGAGATTTAAAAAAAGGAATAACAATTGAATTAGATGGTCAACCTTATCAAGTTGTCGATTACTCAAGCCAAAAAATGCAACAAAGAGCACCTACAGTAAAATTAAAACTAAAAGAATTAAAAACTGGCAGATCTATAGAAAAAACATACAACGGATTCGACGTTAAATTAAACCTTGCTGCAGTAGAAACTAAACCTGCCCAATTTATATACAGAGAAGACAAAGATTACTACTTTATGGATTCACAAACCTTTGATCAGTTCCCAATTCCTACCGAACAATTAGGTAATGATTCATTATATTTAAAGGAACAAATGGAAGTAGATATAATCTTCTATAATGATGCACCTATATCAGTTCAGCTTCCCACGTTTTCTGAATTAGAAGTAACAGACACACCTCCTAGCGTGAAAGGAAACACGGCACAAGGCGGTACAAAACCAGCAACATTAGAAACTGGTTTAGTTGTTAATCTGCCCTTCTTTATCAATATAGGAGATACCATCCGAGTTGATACCCGAACTGGAGAATATCTAGAAAGAAAAACCTAA